The Crocosphaera subtropica ATCC 51142 genome includes a window with the following:
- a CDS encoding IS630 family transposase (programmed frameshift), whose translation MIIDNKEKIELIKEFLENSSNGRETQRALAVKLVLEGYRYERVSEILSVSLGFISKWVNAFNFGGINGLKSGYKGSKSYLTNQERTEIIEWLIEQKTWDISELEVYLIEKYDVVYQSLQSYYKILKEAKISWQKGQQINPRYHEEVNSKKNQEIAQILENRREEIDSGKLIVYIVDECHLHWEDICGYLWNLIKEPLKIPLLNPKERQTYYGALNLLTQEFILLPYQKGNGKNTVDFVQQLQKKNPEAKTLWIWDGASYHRGKEMQKFLARENQDLSPEEWRVTCCLFAPYSPQENPVEAIWLQLKTLLRRFYRFGKNFKIVKRLFQLFVELKLFNLPNFKNYEAFSRFS comes from the exons ATGATAATAGACAATAAGGAGAAAATTGAGCTAATTAAAGAGTTTCTTGAAAATTCATCAAACGGGAGAGAGACTCAAAGAGCTTTAGCGGTAAAGTTAGTGCTAGAAGGCTATCGTTATGAAAGAGTCTCAGAAATTTTATCTGTGTCACTAGGATTTATTAGTAAATGGGTTAATGCTTTTAATTTTGGGGGTATAAATGGTTTAAAATCAGGATACAAAGGAAGTAAAAGTTACTTAACAAATCAAGAACGTACCGAGATAATTGAGTGGCTAATTGAACAAAAAACCTGGGATATTTCTGAACTAGAAGTTTATCTAATTGAGAAATATGATGTGGTTTATCAATCTCTTCAAAGTTATTATAAGATTTTAAAAGAGGCGAAAATTTCTTGGCAAAAGGGGCAACAAATTAATCCTAGATATCATGAAGAAGTCA ACTCAAAAAAAAACCAAGAAATAGCGCAAATTCTGGAAAATAGACGAGAGGAAATAGATTCAGGAAAGCTGATAGTGTATATAGTTGATGAATGTCATCTTCACTGGGAGGATATTTGCGGATATCTATGGAACTTAATAAAAGAACCCTTAAAAATTCCTCTTTTAAATCCTAAAGAAAGACAGACATATTATGGGGCATTAAATTTATTAACTCAAGAATTTATTTTGCTTCCTTATCAAAAAGGAAATGGAAAAAACACGGTAGATTTTGTCCAACAATTACAGAAAAAAAATCCCGAAGCTAAAACCTTATGGATTTGGGATGGAGCCAGTTATCATAGAGGAAAAGAAATGCAAAAGTTTTTAGCTAGAGAAAATCAAGATTTGTCACCAGAAGAATGGCGAGTAACCTGTTGTCTTTTTGCTCCTTATTCCCCTCAAGAAAATCCCGTAGAAGCAATTTGGTTACAACTCAAAACTTTACTGAGAAGATTTTATAGATTTGGGAAAAATTTTAAAATTGTTAAACGTCTTTTTCAACTTTTTGTTGAGTTGAAACTATTCAATCTTCCTAATTTTAAAAACTACGAGGCTTTTTCACGATTCAGTTAG
- a CDS encoding AMP-binding protein: MLSSVSQEWKISSLTESSDHSDWTSLIDLIKYRANYQAKQTAFIFLQNGKNESSRLTYQELDQQAQKLAVYLQNLTQSGDRILLLYPPGLDFIIAFFACLYAGVIAIPLYPPRPNRSINRIKAIIANAEVKIGLSTTEAFPQIERRFTDNRELSVLSWLTSDNLPETSEPVPVSREINQNTLALLQYTSGSTGQPKGVMVSHGNILHNCRYSVSK, encoded by the coding sequence ATGTTGAGTAGTGTATCCCAAGAATGGAAGATTTCGTCATTGACCGAGTCTTCTGACCATTCAGACTGGACTTCTTTAATTGATCTGATTAAATATAGGGCAAATTATCAGGCTAAACAAACTGCCTTTATTTTCCTGCAAAATGGCAAAAATGAATCTAGCAGGTTAACTTATCAAGAATTAGACCAACAGGCGCAAAAATTAGCCGTTTATCTCCAAAACTTGACTCAATCTGGCGATCGCATATTACTTCTTTATCCCCCCGGACTAGATTTTATTATCGCTTTTTTTGCCTGTCTTTATGCTGGAGTGATTGCTATTCCCTTGTATCCTCCCCGTCCCAACCGTTCCATCAATCGCATTAAAGCCATTATTGCCAATGCTGAGGTAAAAATCGGCTTATCCACCACCGAAGCTTTTCCCCAAATTGAACGAAGATTCACCGATAATCGAGAATTATCGGTTTTATCCTGGCTGACAAGTGATAATTTACCCGAAACCTCCGAACCTGTTCCAGTTTCTAGGGAGATTAATCAAAACACCTTAGCGTTACTCCAATATACTTCCGGTTCTACGGGACAACCAAAAGGGGTGATGGTGAGTCATGGAAATATTTTGCATAATTGCCGATATAGCGTTTCTAAATGA
- a CDS encoding LL-diaminopimelate aminotransferase, with amino-acid sequence MHFANRLQALEKNVFADMDRAKSQAISNGKTIIDLSLGSSDLPADQEAIKAIASSLEDPSTHGYLLHHGTLKFRETVAQWYDKRFGVEVDPHTEVLTLIGSQEGTAHLPLALLDPGDFALLLDPGYPSHAGGVYLAGGQIYPMPLLAENDFLPVFADVPSQVLEQAKMMVLSYPHNPTTATASLGFFEQAVAFCQEHGLVLVHDFPYVDIVFEGMVQPPSILQADPTKSLSIEFFTLSKSYNMGGFRIGYAIGNLEIIQALRRVKAVVDFNQYRGILNGAIAALNGDQTTVERTVTRFQTRRDAFIKALHNIGWHVTPPQATMYVWAKLPQAWENKSVEFCTELVAATGVAVSPGAGFGKQGEGYVRFALVHDPDILELAVQKIDQFLGSVNILR; translated from the coding sequence ATGCACTTTGCTAACCGTCTTCAAGCTTTAGAAAAAAATGTCTTTGCTGATATGGATAGGGCTAAGTCTCAAGCCATCAGCAACGGCAAAACTATTATTGATTTATCCTTGGGATCGTCAGATTTACCCGCCGATCAAGAGGCCATCAAAGCGATCGCATCTTCCCTTGAAGATCCCTCCACTCACGGCTATCTCCTCCACCACGGAACTTTGAAATTTCGGGAAACGGTAGCCCAATGGTACGATAAACGCTTTGGGGTTGAGGTTGATCCCCATACCGAAGTCTTAACCCTCATTGGTTCCCAAGAAGGAACCGCACATTTACCCCTTGCCTTGCTCGATCCAGGGGATTTTGCCTTACTCCTTGATCCGGGTTATCCTTCCCATGCCGGGGGTGTGTATCTGGCCGGGGGTCAAATTTATCCGATGCCATTATTGGCAGAAAATGACTTTTTACCCGTGTTTGCGGATGTTCCTTCCCAAGTGTTAGAGCAAGCTAAAATGATGGTGTTGAGTTATCCCCATAACCCCACTACCGCAACGGCTTCATTAGGTTTCTTCGAGCAAGCAGTGGCGTTTTGTCAAGAGCATGGGTTGGTATTAGTTCACGATTTTCCCTACGTTGATATTGTTTTCGAGGGAATGGTTCAACCCCCTTCAATTTTACAGGCTGATCCCACAAAATCTTTGTCCATTGAGTTTTTTACCCTGTCTAAATCCTATAATATGGGTGGCTTTCGTATTGGTTATGCCATCGGTAACCTAGAGATTATTCAAGCCTTAAGACGAGTCAAAGCAGTAGTAGATTTTAATCAATATCGAGGTATTTTAAACGGGGCGATCGCAGCTTTAAACGGGGATCAAACAACGGTTGAAAGAACAGTCACACGGTTTCAAACCAGACGGGATGCTTTTATTAAAGCTTTACATAACATCGGTTGGCACGTTACACCCCCTCAAGCGACCATGTATGTCTGGGCAAAATTACCCCAAGCTTGGGAAAATAAATCCGTTGAATTTTGTACCGAATTAGTAGCAGCCACAGGGGTTGCTGTGTCTCCTGGGGCGGGGTTTGGAAAACAAGGGGAAGGTTATGTGAGATTTGCTTTAGTTCATGATCCTGATATCTTGGAACTCGCTGTGCAAAAGATTGACCAATTTCTAGGAAGCGTGAACATTTTAAGATAG
- a CDS encoding thioredoxin family protein yields the protein MSSVLEITDPQFDTEVFEAETPVLVYFWASWCGPCRLVSPSINKIADSYGDSLKVVKLEVDPNPESRTKCKVEGVPALRLFKDKQLLAEHEGAIGKQQLEEMLKKHLN from the coding sequence ATGAGTAGTGTTCTCGAAATTACAGATCCTCAATTTGATACAGAAGTGTTTGAGGCTGAAACTCCTGTATTAGTCTATTTCTGGGCTTCTTGGTGTGGTCCGTGTCGTTTGGTGTCTCCTTCCATTAATAAAATTGCTGATAGCTACGGCGATAGTCTCAAAGTGGTTAAATTAGAGGTTGATCCTAACCCGGAGTCACGAACAAAATGCAAAGTAGAGGGGGTTCCTGCTTTACGACTGTTTAAGGATAAACAACTGTTGGCCGAACACGAAGGGGCGATCGGAAAACAACAACTAGAAGAGATGCTTAAAAAACATCTTAACTAA
- a CDS encoding PspA/IM30 family protein, protein MGLFDRLGRVVRANLNDLVSKAEDPEKVLEQTIMDMGEDLIQLKQAFGQTLASQKRTEAQYKQALKDANTWEQRAKLALSKGEESLAREALVRKKSYTETATTLKEQLEQQSGQIETMRRNLTALESKISEAKTKKNMLIARSKAAKANEALQSTMSGLNTSGSMAAFERMENKVLDMEARSQAVGELGGSSLEHQFAELEAGSGVEDELAMLKAQMTGSAEPQGALPEGSTQEDKASPKDEVVDAELDDLRRQLDNL, encoded by the coding sequence ATGGGATTATTTGATCGCCTAGGCCGAGTGGTCCGAGCCAACCTCAACGATCTGGTTAGCAAAGCAGAAGATCCAGAAAAAGTCTTAGAACAAACCATCATGGATATGGGTGAAGACTTGATCCAATTAAAACAAGCCTTCGGCCAAACTCTGGCTTCCCAAAAACGAACCGAAGCACAGTATAAACAAGCCCTTAAAGATGCCAATACCTGGGAACAACGGGCAAAATTAGCCCTCTCTAAAGGGGAAGAAAGCTTAGCCAGAGAAGCCTTAGTTCGGAAAAAATCTTACACCGAGACAGCGACAACCCTCAAAGAACAACTAGAGCAACAAAGCGGACAAATTGAAACCATGCGCCGTAACCTGACAGCCCTAGAAAGCAAAATTTCTGAAGCGAAGACTAAGAAAAATATGCTGATCGCCAGGTCTAAGGCTGCTAAAGCGAACGAAGCACTACAGTCCACCATGAGTGGCCTCAATACCAGTGGTTCCATGGCCGCCTTTGAACGCATGGAAAACAAAGTATTAGATATGGAAGCCCGATCGCAAGCCGTGGGAGAATTAGGGGGCTCGAGTTTAGAACATCAATTTGCTGAACTCGAAGCCGGAAGCGGTGTCGAAGATGAACTGGCCATGCTTAAAGCCCAAATGACCGGATCAGCCGAACCCCAAGGGGCCCTACCAGAAGGATCGACCCAAGAGGATAAAGCCTCTCCTAAAGACGAAGTGGTTGATGCAGAGTTAGATGACTTACGCCGTCAACTGGATAATCTTTAA